A part of Propioniciclava coleopterorum genomic DNA contains:
- a CDS encoding FtsB family cell division protein, with protein MREALVVRDNRLNRQPSGRGRSTKRTRTTSGASPVAAPLAASTKGAATKGAASGRPAPRKPRIDITARAIITLVVVAVVAFSFANSLRVWYLQSGDLATAQAQIEERTARVAELKGELARWDDPAYVKAQARARLGWVMPGDIGYRVVDADGRVLSGSTEIEGVGNANRSELEAQWWDRVASSIKHADAPPPAGR; from the coding sequence ATGCGAGAGGCCCTCGTCGTGCGAGACAACCGGCTGAATCGGCAGCCGTCCGGCCGCGGACGGTCGACGAAGCGCACCCGGACCACGTCCGGGGCGTCGCCCGTCGCCGCGCCCCTGGCCGCCTCGACGAAGGGCGCCGCGACGAAGGGCGCCGCCTCCGGGCGCCCCGCGCCGCGCAAACCCCGCATCGACATCACCGCGCGCGCCATCATCACGCTGGTCGTCGTCGCCGTGGTGGCGTTCTCGTTCGCGAACTCGTTGCGGGTCTGGTACCTCCAGTCGGGCGACCTGGCCACCGCGCAGGCGCAGATCGAGGAGCGGACCGCGCGCGTCGCCGAACTCAAGGGCGAACTGGCCCGCTGGGACGACCCCGCCTACGTCAAGGCGCAGGCGCGGGCCCGGCTCGGCTGGGTGATGCCGGGCGACATCGGCTACCGCGTCGTGGACGCCGACGGCAGGGTGCTGTCCGGCAGCACCGAGATCGAGGGGGTCGGCAACGCCAACCGCAGCGAACTCGAGGCCCAGTGGTGGGACCGGGTCGCCTCCTCCATCAAGCACGCGGACGCGCCACCGCCCGCCGGCCGCTGA
- a CDS encoding DUF1772 domain-containing protein, whose protein sequence is MTTTHTSPAPTTALTDTALRRLARFERALGVTGILFIGAMFGFFYAWVCSTMWGLDAADPQVAIAAMQAMNASVRNWAFFPGFFLTPVMLGAWAVVALLARRRGTAALAGLAALVYLGGCLIFTNTFNLPLNDALAAVVIPQDAAQAAQVWADYSGPWQLRNIARTVFSGLSLALAAAALALPRRTAA, encoded by the coding sequence ATGACCACGACACACACCTCCCCCGCCCCCACCACCGCCCTCACCGACACGGCGCTGCGCCGCCTCGCCCGCTTCGAGCGGGCGCTCGGCGTCACCGGCATCCTCTTCATCGGCGCGATGTTCGGCTTCTTCTACGCCTGGGTCTGCTCCACCATGTGGGGCCTGGACGCCGCCGACCCGCAGGTCGCGATCGCCGCCATGCAGGCGATGAACGCGTCCGTCCGCAACTGGGCGTTCTTCCCCGGCTTCTTCCTCACCCCGGTCATGCTGGGCGCGTGGGCCGTCGTCGCGCTCCTGGCGCGACGTCGCGGCACCGCCGCGCTGGCCGGCCTCGCCGCGCTGGTCTACCTGGGCGGCTGCCTGATCTTCACCAACACGTTCAACCTGCCGCTGAACGACGCCCTGGCGGCGGTCGTCATCCCGCAGGACGCCGCGCAGGCCGCGCAGGTCTGGGCCGACTACTCCGGGCCCTGGCAGCTCCGCAACATCGCCCGCACCGTGTTCAGCGGGCTGTCCCTGGCGCTGGCGGCCGCGGCGCTGGCCCTCCCCCGGCGCACAGCCGCCTGA
- the eno gene encoding phosphopyruvate hydratase → MALIDVVTAREILDSRGNPTVEVEVLLDDDSLGRAAVPSGASTGAFEAVELRDGDKARYGGKGVLKAVENVNEAIAEEIIGFDATDQREIDAVMIELDGTDNKGKLGANAMLGVSLAVAQAAAESAGLPLFRYVGGPNAHVLPVPMMNILNGGSHADSNVDIQEFMIAPIGAETFADAVEQGASVYHALKKVLKDRGLSTGLGDEGGFAPNLESNAAALDLILEAIKAAGLEPGVDIALALDVAASEFYSDGTYTFEGAQKTSEEMIEYYVGLVEKYPMVSIEDPLNEDDWDGWKKITEALGDKVQLVGDDLFVTNPERLAKGIETGTANALLVKVNQIGTLTETLDAVTLAQTNGYKCMMSHRSGETEDVTIADLAVATNCGQIKTGAPARSERVAKYNQLIRIEETLDDAATYAGRSAFPRFKG, encoded by the coding sequence GTGGCACTTATCGATGTCGTTACCGCCCGCGAGATCCTGGATTCCCGCGGAAACCCGACCGTCGAGGTCGAAGTCCTCCTCGACGATGATTCGCTGGGCCGCGCGGCGGTTCCGTCCGGTGCGTCCACCGGCGCCTTCGAGGCTGTCGAGCTGCGTGACGGCGACAAGGCCCGTTACGGCGGCAAGGGCGTGCTGAAGGCCGTCGAGAACGTCAACGAGGCCATCGCCGAGGAGATCATCGGCTTCGACGCCACCGACCAGCGTGAGATCGACGCCGTCATGATCGAGCTCGACGGCACCGACAACAAGGGCAAGCTGGGCGCCAACGCCATGCTGGGCGTCTCCCTGGCCGTGGCGCAGGCCGCCGCCGAGTCGGCCGGCCTGCCGCTGTTCCGCTACGTGGGCGGCCCGAACGCGCACGTCCTCCCCGTCCCGATGATGAACATCCTCAACGGTGGGTCGCACGCCGACTCCAACGTCGACATCCAGGAGTTCATGATCGCCCCGATCGGCGCCGAGACCTTCGCCGACGCCGTCGAGCAGGGCGCGTCCGTCTACCACGCGCTGAAGAAGGTCCTCAAGGACCGCGGCCTGTCCACCGGGCTCGGCGACGAGGGCGGCTTCGCGCCGAACCTCGAGTCCAACGCCGCCGCCCTCGACCTGATCCTGGAGGCCATCAAGGCCGCCGGGCTCGAGCCGGGCGTCGACATCGCGCTGGCCCTCGACGTGGCCGCCTCCGAGTTCTACTCCGACGGCACCTACACCTTCGAGGGCGCCCAGAAGACGTCCGAGGAGATGATCGAGTACTACGTCGGCCTGGTCGAGAAGTACCCGATGGTCTCGATCGAGGATCCCCTCAACGAGGACGACTGGGACGGCTGGAAGAAGATCACCGAGGCCCTCGGCGACAAGGTCCAGCTCGTCGGCGACGACCTGTTCGTCACCAACCCCGAGCGCCTGGCCAAGGGCATCGAGACCGGCACCGCCAACGCGCTGCTGGTGAAGGTGAACCAGATCGGCACCCTGACCGAGACGCTGGACGCCGTCACCCTGGCGCAGACCAACGGCTACAAGTGCATGATGTCGCACCGTTCCGGCGAGACCGAGGACGTCACCATCGCCGACCTGGCCGTCGCCACCAACTGCGGCCAGATCAAGACCGGCGCCCCGGCCCGTTCCGAGCGCGTCGCGAAGTACAACCAGCTCATCCGCATCGAGGAGACCCTCGATGACGCCGCCACCTACGCGGGTCGCTCCGCGTTCCCGCGGTTCAAGGGCTGA